The following proteins come from a genomic window of Dysidea avara chromosome 12, odDysAvar1.4, whole genome shotgun sequence:
- the LOC136241778 gene encoding E3 ubiquitin-protein ligase TRIM71-like — protein sequence MIVICHHPVEFVNNSVCDVSCLPHLPDCSCSKYGQIVKPDQVKVTVTLKDIFASPIVNQSKDLEIRCNKERGFLQNTHIEEQSRGQYHIWYNPKRKEDHSLSVYWGGLEVNHEEIKVSTNIRDYNKLKQEVKIIAKYGPTNKKLTSPYLLAKGPNNELIVRDNSTSQLAVFDKHFQYSHVIGGAGSGNGKFQAITGVAVDKKGYLYVADCMLHCIQKFKLNGEFISQFGSKGTANSQFQSPYGLVLSQSELLFVCDRKNHRIGVFQYGQRFQYCFGQHGTQPGTFNEPLDLTLNNSEDQLFITDAANNRIQVFTTKGQFLKVFGNFTDVPFKLQWPVGIHYTPDGHLLISSYETNCVLVFEEDGKFTSAIEGTYQGKKRFSYPYGVVMMDDGQIVIADYCFGGDRLVVF from the coding sequence ATGATTGTTATTTGTCATCACCCAGTTGAGTTTGTTAATAATTCAGTCTGTGATGTGTCTTGTCTTCCACATTTACCTGATTGTAGTTGTTCCAAATATGGTCAAATAGTCAAACCAGATCAAGTTAAAGTGACTGTCACACTGAAAGACATTTTTGCGTCTCCTATAGTGAACCAATCAAAAGATCTAGAAATCCGTTGCAACAAGGAGAGGGGGTTTTTACAGAATACACATATTGAAGAACAGTCAAGAGGacagtaccatatatggtataatcCTAAAAGAAAGGAAGATCATTCGTTATCAGTTTACTGGGGAGGATTAGAAGTGAACCATGAAGAAATCAAAGTGTCGACAAACATTCGTGACTACAATAAGTTGAAGCAGGAGGTGAAGATCATTGCCAAATATGGACCAACTAACAAGAAGTTAACATCTCCTTATCTGTTGGCTAAAGGACCTAACAATGAACTTATTGTTCGTGACAATTCCACCAGTCAGTTAGCAGTATTTGATAAACACTTCCAATACTCTCATGTTATTGGTGGAGCAGGTAGTGGAAATGGAAAGTTTCAGGCTATCACTGGAGTAGCAGTAGACAAGAAGGgatatttgtatgttgcagatTGTATGTtgcactgtattcagaagtttaAACTAAACGGAGAATTTATTTCCCAGTTTGGCAGTAAAGGTACAGCTAACAGTCAGTTCCAGTCTCCTTATGGTCTAGTGTTGTCCCAGTCAGaactgttgtttgtgtgtgataGGAAAAATCACAGAATTGGAGTATTTCAATATGGACAACGTTTCCAATATTGTTTTGGGCAACATGGCACACAACCTGGTACCTTCAATGAACCTCTTGACTTGACACTGAACAATAGTGAAGATCAGTTGTTCATTACAGATGCTGCCAATAACAGGATCCAGGTGTTCACCACTAAAGGACAATTCCTTAAAGTGTTTGGTAATTTTACTGATGTTCCCTTCAAGTTACAATGGCCAGTTGGGATACACTATACACCAGATGGACACTTGTTGATCAGTTCTTACGAAACTAACTGTGTGTTGGTGTTTGAAGAAGATGGGAAGTTTACATCAGCCATTGAAGGTACCTATCAAGGCAAGAAAAGGTTTAGTTATCCTTATGGAGTAGTGATGATGGATGATGGACAGATTGTAATAGCCGATTACTGTTTTGGTGGTGACAGGCTAGTAGTGTTTTAG